The genomic interval agccaaacccaatgatgttgcttgtctacataaaataacagaatgtctaactgaaattaaagactggatgatgcaaaactttctcatgttaagttctgataaaactgaggtcttgttactaggtaaagatactcagatacattcactaagaaatgctgctattaaccttgataattcaacagtaaaacacaatgccatcattaaaaacttaggggtagcctttgattcgactctcacatttgatacccacatatccaatacagtcaaaaccgccttcttctacctacgcaatattgccaaaattcggcatattttatcattaaaagatgcagagaaactagtgcatgcttttataacttcacgtctagactactgcaatgcgctcctggcagggagctcgtgcaaagcgttacacaagcttcagttagttcaaaatgcagcagccagggtgctcactagagctagaaaattcgaacatatcaccccagttctctcgtccctaaactggctacctgtaaaatttcgcattgactataaaatactcctcttagcttataaatctctaaatggtttaggcccgcagtatcttaatgaacttctcataccttatcgcccatcacgtacacttcgttcacaggatgcccatctactctttgttcctcgcattaagaaaaacacagcaggaggaagagccttttctcacaaagctcctcaactctggaatagccttccggttactgttcggggctcagacacactctcaatctttaaatctagattaaaaacctaccttttcaaacaagcttttggttaatcactcaccttcaggttactccttctatattggtgttcgggctggttttcatattatcactgttctgtattaatcctgtcatattaccatagctacagcattcttagttagctttgtagtaaccgccaacacgctgtctgtcgctgggttctcttgcctgaccagtggaagcttttttcgcaggacaaatttccccgttctttaccatgaccctactaacctctgtatttttatttgttccctttgtctggctttctttctcctgtctctctctcatgctttgagatgtcctgctgctctccaggtgttgccctgatccagcccgtgtcctgtacaagatcctggccttgtctcatctacactatcatgcttggccatgctgttttatctcagattaactctgcacctaattttaactcacactgaatccctgatcacctcctccttcatcagactcatacatcactaatatcatcatcctcaccattttcatttctgcttctccatcatcactaatatactacatttatattactataaccccttcatcggtcatttcacttttacttctgttctctgttgtgtctccggtgtcgacccgaggaggatgggttccccgtatgagtcttggttccttccaaggtttcttcctcgtgtgctgagggagtttttccttgccactgttacccctggcttgctcataggaggcttggacccggatttctgtaaagctgctttgtgatgactttttgttgtgaaaagcgctatataaataaatttgattgattgattgattgataaaaCACAGCGGTAAACATACCTCTGTCCCAgcttacaaaatacaatcaatttGTTCAGTTAAGTCATTGGCAAATTTTTCTTTGTTCTATTGACAGTTAAATGAACATTTGAGAGTTAACAAATCATAGATAATTGTTTGTGttgcattttataaatatcGCCACTATTCTGGAAATGGTATTTGTGGATGGAGGGCTTTCACAAACACCCAGTGATCTGACCTCTCAATCAAACAATGAACACAGTGTGTTTCAGATGTTcactgtttcagatcacttaatgtggaaataaCTCCAAATTCAAgggacagctaactgcattacagaaagtgttacaaaaataaacaataagtgTTACATAggagtttctttttttaatttatacagtgaataaaaacttacagacaagttaaacttcagccacatacaaacaagaaTCATTTTTGTCCACTAACTTActgttctaccttaaaagacacatagCTTCTGAATTTACACATAGCTTTTATAAATTCAAAAATTCAACTTGGAAAATTCAACTGCCAAACAATTAAACAATGTAATAACAAGGAAAGATGATATAACCCAGTGATGAACAGGCCTCTGTCCAGTTGTTCAGTTAAATCACTGGAAAACtattctttgtgcttttgtcagttaaataaacctTCAAGAGAGTTAACAAATAGTAGATTGTTTCTGTTGCATTTTACATATGTCTCAAATTTTCAGAAAAGGGGCTTATAGGAGAAAGAGTCTCAAAAAGCTGACATCTGACCTGTCAATCAAACATAAATGTCACAGTGGTCATAAACCTTAGTGTCATGAATCTTAATGTCATAGGTTTTAATCACTCAACATTTAATTGTTACATTTTCAGTGGATTTCCTCACTGAAAGATGTGATCTCTTTAATCACACAAGGCACTTTCCGAAATGAATCACTAGAGGTCAGTAACAAACCTGATATCATATTATGTTCTTGGTGAATATGGTTTATACAAATCTGGAACAAAGAGGATTTGGATGCAATAATAAAGACACGGTATGATATAAAGTTAAGAATATTCCAAAACTGAACAAACGAATAATGGACATTTTCTGAAAACCTCCAGTGATTGCTGTCTGGACAAAACAGCCAAACCAAGAATAACTCCTCATTAACAGATAAAGGAGAAACATTTGTACATTGCCTTGTATTTGTGCTGAATCATCTTGGTCTGGCTGCTGTTGTCAGCACAACAAGGGAAAAGCAAGGCACAGTAACAGTATAAAATAGGAGTGACCCAAGTGCTAAAGTCTTTGTTGGAGACAACATTGACAAGTTATACGCATGAATTGCACTTTACACTCCTTCCTCTAGTACAGTTTACAGAATGATCAAACATTTAAAGGAACCTAAAGAATAGACAGTACATAATTAATAAGAGATAATAATGAACTCCAGCCGGGATCCTTTTGAAGAAACTTTTGTGAAACATTGTATTGTGGTTGGACTTGGTGTCTTCATTACTTACATCAATGGGATCtttgtatttgctttttttaagcACTCTGTTTTCTACACGGACCCGAGATACATTCTGTACATTCACCTTGTCATCAATGACTTAATTATGCTCTTTCTTACAGTTTCTCTGTATGTTCTGATCTATTCTTCACCTCTTGTGAATGCTGCTGTCTGTAGTGTTTTGCTTCTTTTTGCTTCAATGACCTCAGAAAACTCGCCTCTGAATCTTGCTGGAATGGCTATAGAACGCTACATTGCCATCTGCAAACCACTGCATCACCCTCAGCTGTGTTCAGTGAACAGGACTTACATCCTCATTGGCCTGATCTGGCTTCTGAACTTCATTCCTGCTCTTACTGATATCTTTATTCTCTTGGTGAATGAACCCATCAGTATTTTCTCAACATCAATAACATGCTACAGCAAAAGACTGTATGGCTCAGATCAGCATCTCATGAGATCCATCTTTGTTGagtcattttatttatcttGTGTTTTCCTGACACTAGTCTTTACTTACATCAAAGTTCTTCATGCGGCTAAAGCTGCAACATCTGATCAGGCTTCTGCCACTAAAGCCAGGAACACCATTCTGCTTCATGGTTTGCAGCTCCTCCTCTGCATGCTCGCCTATGTTACTCCATTTGTAAACTATTTTCTCTTggatttatttccaaaattcaAGAGCATAATGTTCATTACTTACATACTGTCTAATATTCTCCCCAGGCTTCTCAGTCCTCTTATATATGGAC from Hoplias malabaricus isolate fHopMal1 chromosome 3, fHopMal1.hap1, whole genome shotgun sequence carries:
- the LOC136691453 gene encoding odorant receptor 131-2-like; the encoded protein is MNSSRDPFEETFVKHCIVVGLGVFITYINGIFVFAFFKHSVFYTDPRYILYIHLVINDLIMLFLTVSLYVLIYSSPLVNAAVCSVLLLFASMTSENSPLNLAGMAIERYIAICKPLHHPQLCSVNRTYILIGLIWLLNFIPALTDIFILLVNEPISIFSTSITCYSKRLYGSDQHLMRSIFVESFYLSCVFLTLVFTYIKVLHAAKAATSDQASATKARNTILLHGLQLLLCMLAYVTPFVNYFLLDLFPKFKSIMFITYILSNILPRLLSPLIYGLRDQKMFKYVKRYLTCSL